In Raphanus sativus cultivar WK10039 chromosome 5, ASM80110v3, whole genome shotgun sequence, the following proteins share a genomic window:
- the LOC108862851 gene encoding delta(7)-sterol-C5(6)-desaturase 1, with amino-acid sequence MAVDSVYLMQFVEETSFYNRIVLSHLLPSNLWDFLPHFLQTWLRNYLAGTLLYFISGFLWCFYIYYLKLNVYLPRDAIPTRKAMLLQISVAMKAMPWYTLLPTVSEYMIESGWTKCYSKIGEVSWILYFVSIAVYLVLVEFGIYWMHRELHDIKPLYKYLHATHHIYNKQNTLSPFAGLAFHPLDGILQAVPHVIALFIVPIHFTTHLGLLFMEAIWTANIHDCIHGNIWPVMGAGYHTIHHTTYKHNYGHYTIWMDWMFGSLRDPLLQEEDYKTE; translated from the exons ATGGCGGTGGACAGTGTGTATCTGATGCAGTTTGTGGAAGAAACATCGTTTTACAATCGCATTGTTCTGAGTCACCTCTTGCCGTCGAATCTATGGGATTTTTTACCGCATTTTCTCCAGACGTGGCTCCGGAACTACCTCGCCGGAACCTTGCTCTACTTCATCTCAGGCTTTCTCTGGTGCTTCTACATCTATTACCTCAAACTTAACGTTTATCTCCCCAGAG ATGCCATTCCTACAAGAAAGGCTATGCTTTTGCAAATATCTGTGGCAATGAAGGCGATGCCTTGGTACACTCTGCTTCCAACTGTCTCCGAGTATATGATCGAAAGTGGCTGGACCAAATGTTACTCTAAGATAGGCGAAGTCAGCTGGATACTCTACTTTGTTTCCATCGCTGTCTATCTTGTTTTAGTCGAGTTTGGTATTTATTGGATGCACAGAGAGCTCCATGACATTAAGCCTCTTTACAAATATCTCCACGCCACCCATCATATCTACAACAAGCAGAACACACTCTCTCCCTTTGCCg gGCTTGCCTTTCACCCACTAGACGGGATACTTCAGGCAGTTCCGCATGTGATAGCTCTGTTCATAGTGCCAATTCATTTCACAACCCATCTAGGTCTCTTGTTCATGGAAGCGATATGGACAGCGAACATCCACGACTGCATCCACGGTAACATATGGCCTGTGATGGGTGCAGGGTACCATACGATACACCACACAACTTACAAGCATAACTATGGACATTACACCATATGGATGGATTGGATGTTTGGCTCTCTTAGAGACCCTCTCTTACAAGAAGAAGATTATAAAACAGAGTGA